From Nicotiana tabacum cultivar K326 chromosome 22, ASM71507v2, whole genome shotgun sequence, one genomic window encodes:
- the LOC107807709 gene encoding transcriptional corepressor LEUNIG_HOMOLOG, with protein MAQSNWEADKMLDVYIHDYLLKRKLHNSAKAFMTEGKVATDPVAIDAPGGFLFEWWSVFWDIFIARTNEKHSEAAAAYIETQQMKAREHQQQLQMQQLQLMQQRNAQLQRRDQNPSLGGSINAMNSEGMMGQPSASVLAMKMYEEQMKHPHSLDSETSPLIDPNRMALLKSATNHQRQLAQGNSGSMSAALQQMQGRPQLATDIKTEVNLSGNQKSVDPSSIYGQAILQSKSGLGGAGLNQGVTGLPLKGWPLTGIDHLRPSMGLQVQKPNIQTQNQFLLASQQQQVLAQAQAQGNLNLASQQQQVLAQAQAQGNLNLASQQQQVLAQAQAQGNLNSPNYGYGGLPRGNFNTKDVQPPRNDGSICSPVQSNSPKMKMAQIQQSSSQQQDQMQQQQQQQLPQNSRKRKQHSSSGPANSTGTGNTVGPSPSSPASTHTPGDGMTSASSLQHVSSVSKSMMMYGGDGTGGIASSTNQLDDLETFGDIDNVESFLSHDGGDGSIYGTLKQTLTEHKPESSKGFSFGEVGCIRTRNKVTCCHFSSDGKLLASAGHDKKAVLWNMDTLQTETTPEEHQYLITDVRFRPNSTQLATASFDKSVRLWDAANPSYCLNSYTGHTSHVMSLDFHPKKNDLFCFCDSNNEIRYWSISPFSCTRVSKQGGSAQVRFQPITGHLLAAASDKVVSIFDVENDRQLQSFQGHSGVVNYLCWDLNGDLLASVSEESVKVWSLTTGDCIHELSTNENQFHSCVFHPSYSALLVIGGMRSLELWNMVENKSMTIPAHDNIIAALAQSPVTGMVASASHDSSVKLWK; from the exons ATGGCGCAGAGTAATTGGGAAGCAGATAAGAT GCTTGATGTTTACATTCATGACTATTTGCTGAAAAGAAAGCTGCATAATTCTGCAAAAGCTTTCATGACGGAAGGAAAGGTTGCTACAGATCCCGTAG CCATTGATGCACCTGGAGGATTTCTATTTGAATGGTGGTCGGTGTTTTGGGACATTTTCATTGCACGGACAAATGAAAAACATTCTGAAGCAGCAGCAGCGTACATAGAG ACACAGCAGATGAAAGCAAGGGAGCATCAACAACAGCTGCAGATGCAGCAGTTGCAACTCATGCAACAGCGAAATGCCCAGTTACAACGAAGGGATCAAAATCCCTCCCTTGGTGGTTCTATAAATGCTATGAACTCTGAAGGCATGATGGGGCAACCATCTGCTAGTGTTTTGGCCATGAAAATGTACGAGGAACAAATGAAGCACCCTCACTCCTTGGACTCCGAGACATCACCTCTTATTGATCCCAATAGGATGGCTCTTCTCAAGTCTGCAACTAATCATCAACG CCAGTTGGCACAAGGTAATTCGGGGAGCATGTCTGCAGCATTGCAGCAAATGCAAGGGCGGCCTCAGCTGGCAACG GATATTAAAACGGAAGTGAACTTGAGTGGTAATCAGAAATCCGTGGATCCGTCGTCAATTTATGGCCAAGCAATTCTACAGTCAAAGTCGGGACTTGGTGGTGCAG GTTTGAATCAAGGTGTGACTGGTCTACCATTGAAGGGTTGGCCGTTAACT GGaattgaccatttgaggccaagtATGGGTTTGCAAGTACAGAAGCCCAATATACAGACCCAAAATCAATTTCTTTTGGCATCACAACAACAGCAGGTTCTTGCACAAGCTCAAGCACAAGGTAACCTGAATTTGGCATCACAACAACAGCAGGTTCTTGCACAAGCTCAAGCACAAGGTAACCTGAATTTGGCATCACAACAACAGCAGGTTCTTGCACAGGCTCAAGCACAAGGTAACCTGAATTCCCCTAATTATGGATACGGTGGATTACCAAGAGGTAACTTCAATACAAAAGATGTTCAGCCACCAAGAAATGATGGATCCATATGCTCTCCAGTACAATCAAATTCACCGAAG ATGAAAATGGCCCAAATACAGCAATCCTCCTCTCAACAACAGGACCAGatgcagcagcagcaacagcagcaactGCCACAG AACAGCAGAAAAAGGAAGCAGCATTCGTCATCTGGACCTGCCAATAGTACTGGCACTGGAAATACTGTCGGCCCTTCACCAAGCTCACCAGCATCAACTCATACACCTGGTGATGGGATGACTAGTGCTAGTAGCCTTCAGCACGTCAGCAGTGTGTCAAAAAGCATGATGATGTACGGAGGAGACGGAACTGGTGGTATTGCATCCTCTACAAATCAGCTG GATGACTTGGAGACATTTGGAGACATTGATAATGTGGAATCATTTTTGTCACATGATGGGGGAGATGGAAGTATCTATGGCACACTGAAGCAAACTCTTACTGAGCACAAACCTGAGTCTTCCAAAG GATTCTCCTTTGGCGAAGTTGGTTGTATACGCACAAGGAATAAAGTTACTTGCTGTCATTTCTCATCGGATGGGAAGTTGCTCGCTAGTGCCGGACATGACAAGAAG GCTGTTCTGTGGAACATGGATACCTTGCAAACGGAGACCACCCCTGAAGAACATCAATACTTGATTACAGATGTCCGGTTCAGGCCTAATTCAACTCAGCTTGCAACTGCTTCATTTGACAAGTCTGTGAGATTGTGGGATGCTGCTAAT CCTAGCTACTGTTTGAATTCATATACTGGTCATACTTCTCATGTTATGTCGCTGGATTTCCATCCAAAAAAGAATGATCTGTTCTGTTTCTGCGATAGCAACAATGAGATTCGCTACTGGAGTATTAGTCCATTCTCATGTACTCGGGTGTCAAAG CAAGGAGGCAGTGCACAAGTGAGATTCCAGCCCATAACTGGTCATCTGCTGGCTGCCGCATCAGATAAGGTGGTTTCAATCTTTGACGTTGAAAATGACAGGCAACTACAGTCTTTCCAG GGACATTCTGGAGTGGTGAACTACCTTTGTTGGGATCTCAATGGTGATCTACTGGCATCAGTAAGTGAGGAGTCCGTTAAAGTTTGGTCATTGACCACCGGTGATTGCATCCATGAGCTAAGTACCAATGAGAATCAGTTCCACTCTTGTGTCTTTCATCCTAGCTATTCAGCTCTATTGGTGATTGGAGGAATGAGG TCTTTGGAGCTGTGGAACATGGTTGAGAATAAAAGCATGACAATTCCAGCCCACGATAACATTATCGCTGCTCTAGCACAGTCACCGGTGACTGGAATGGTCGCTTCCGCAAGTCATGACAGTTCTGTGAAGTTATGGAAATAA